From a single bacterium genomic region:
- the pilM gene encoding type IV pilus assembly protein PilM, with amino-acid sequence MGLFKSKEVVGVDIGTHSIKVVELRWSGKSIQLQSFGIAPIPAQSIVDGAILDKGAIVDALQGLLREQKVRRKQTAMGLSGHSVIVKKISLPEMTEPELEESIHWEAEQYIPFDIDDVNLDFQIIEGGSSEEGKMDVLLVAAKKDKIDDYTDLLIQAGLQPTVVDLDAFALQNAWEINYEVAPGQNVALVNIGAGFTNICVLRNGMTSFTRDISIGGNNYTDAVQKELAMSAEQAERVKTGEEAAPSPEELRRVMDTVSENVAVEVQRSFDFFRATTADQDIHQVLLSGGSARVGGLDTFLAQRLRTQVAVFDPFQNIKVNPKKFDPDYLKEHGPAAAVAVGLALRKAGDR; translated from the coding sequence ATGGGGTTGTTTAAGTCCAAGGAAGTGGTCGGGGTCGATATCGGCACGCATTCCATCAAGGTGGTGGAGCTGCGGTGGTCCGGTAAATCCATCCAGCTGCAGAGCTTCGGCATCGCGCCCATCCCGGCGCAGTCCATCGTCGACGGCGCCATCCTGGACAAGGGCGCGATCGTCGATGCGCTGCAGGGGCTCTTGCGCGAGCAGAAGGTCCGGCGCAAGCAGACGGCGATGGGCCTCTCGGGGCACTCGGTCATCGTCAAGAAGATCAGCCTCCCCGAGATGACCGAGCCCGAGCTCGAGGAGTCCATCCACTGGGAGGCGGAGCAGTACATCCCCTTCGACATCGACGACGTCAACCTCGACTTCCAGATCATCGAGGGCGGCTCGTCGGAAGAGGGGAAGATGGACGTGCTGCTCGTCGCCGCCAAGAAGGACAAGATCGACGACTACACGGACCTGCTCATACAGGCCGGCCTCCAGCCGACCGTCGTCGACCTCGACGCCTTCGCCCTCCAGAACGCCTGGGAGATCAACTACGAGGTGGCGCCGGGGCAGAACGTCGCGCTCGTGAACATCGGCGCGGGGTTCACGAACATCTGCGTCCTGCGCAACGGCATGACCTCGTTCACCCGCGACATCTCGATCGGCGGGAACAACTACACCGACGCGGTCCAGAAGGAGCTCGCCATGAGCGCCGAGCAGGCCGAGCGGGTCAAGACCGGCGAGGAAGCCGCGCCGTCGCCCGAGGAGCTGCGCCGGGTGATGGACACGGTCAGCGAGAACGTCGCGGTCGAGGTGCAGCGCTCCTTCGACTTCTTCCGGGCCACGACCGCCGACCAGGACATCCACCAGGTCCTCCTCTCGGGCGGCAGCGCGAGGGTCGGCGGGCTGGACACCTTCCTCGCGCAGCGCCTGCGGACGCAGGTCGCGGTGTTCGACCCGTTCCAGAACATCAAGGTCAACCCGAAGAAGTTCGACCCGGACTACCTGAAGGAGCATGGCCCGGCCGCAGCCGTGGCAGTCGGGCTGGCCCTGCGGAAGGCAGGCGACCGATGA